The proteins below are encoded in one region of Mycobacterium shinjukuense:
- the sufU gene encoding Fe-S cluster assembly sulfur transfer protein SufU, translating to MTLRLEQIYQDVILDHYKHPQHRGLREPFGAQVYHVNPICGDEVTLRVRLSEAGTRVADISYEGQGCSISQASTSVLTQQVIGQSVPEALKTIAAFTDMVSSRGAVQGDEDVLGDGVAFAGVAKYPARVKCALLGWLACKDALARAGAAVEEVRDERNQHTQ from the coding sequence CTGACGTTGCGGCTGGAGCAGATCTATCAGGACGTGATCCTCGATCACTACAAACACCCGCAGCACCGGGGGCTGCGGGAGCCGTTCGGCGCCCAGGTATACCACGTCAACCCGATCTGCGGCGACGAGGTCACGCTGCGGGTCAGGCTATCCGAGGCCGGCACCAGGGTCGCCGACATTTCCTATGAGGGGCAAGGCTGTTCGATCAGCCAGGCGTCGACGTCGGTGCTCACCCAGCAGGTGATCGGTCAGAGCGTGCCGGAGGCGCTGAAGACCATTGCGGCGTTCACCGACATGGTGTCTTCGCGTGGAGCGGTGCAGGGCGACGAGGATGTCCTGGGTGACGGAGTAGCGTTTGCCGGAGTGGCCAAATACCCGGCACGGGTGAAGTGCGCGCTGCTCGGCTGGCTGGCGTGCAAGGATGCGCTGGCACGGGCCGGCGCGGCCGTCGAGGA